The genomic interval AGGATAACCTTCATGGCCCTTCCAGTTTGAGCTACAGTGTCCAGACTTCTGGCTGGGATTTGTTAATTAAtttccagctgtgctgtttctcaCCTTTGACCCTAAAATTGTATTAATAGGTGCAGGGAGGCTGTGTTCAGACTGAGTGAATATAGAACATAATCTGTGCCAAAAAACTCAAATTAAGAACTGGAAGCTGGAAGTGTGGGTTGGATTGGAAATTATTATTGACTTTAACCACATCTGTGGGCTTCActataaacaaaaaatgaaaagatgggTGCAGTCCTGTTTATCACAGTGAGTTCTataaaaatgttcaaaacaaGTGTGATTTTTATCATCGCTGTTCTTGGTAATAAAGATTTccctctatttttcttttaaattctcaCTTGAATTTTGTCACATCTATATTTAGAGCGAACTGAAAATGTAGTTCTTTTggttcagttttatttaatctGGTGATTTAATCAAGTTTcctcttgctttcttctgttattaCTCTTCTCCTATAAATCTCTGACGTGATAGTAgatacagttttattttaattctgaagcAGAACACTTTATCTTTGTTCTTAGTGTTTGGTAATACGTAATTAAATGTTTAAACTCTTAGATGTTTCTGAGACAATTCTGAGGTGATTATAGAGATCAGTTAGCAGTTACCACTTCCAATAAAGAAattgacattttattttcagtaagtaGGAAAAGACTCATGTCCagttcaaagaaaattatttcctgaaagGCAGTTGGTTAGCACATTATCTGAAttacaaattaattttgaatggAGGGAAGGAACAACCACAGTCTCCTGGgttttaaagatatttctgtgaaatttgACATTTTCTAGTGTCAAAATGCTTGTTACTGAGTTTACTTTGGTCAGTGATACTcccatttttaataaatgctaGTGATGAGAATAGatggtttttgttggttttttttttcaatacaacTTGGGATTTGTCATAATAAGGAGAGCTTGTGCATCATAACCGATCAGATAATACCTTATTGTTAATGTGTGAAAGCAACTTTTAGGtgctgaagaaaaagtgaatgTAGGGACCAAGCTGGAAAATAACCTTTAAATCTAAAAACTTGTAAGGCGTAGGAGGGTGTCTGATCTGATGGTTGTACTGCACGAAGACAGCTCCTATTTTTTTGTGGAAGTCACCAGAtggttttttcatttgtaattcGACTAAATGTGAAAGCTGCTAATCACAATTGCAAAATTATTACTCATTGTAGTGGAAGTATGTTGTATTGCCTGGAAAAAACAGGGATATACATTAATTGTGTAACATGTTGGAGCAACTGATGGGCGCGCAGGGATGATGCGTTTTACATGGACAGTGGGGCAGGTAACGGGTCTGAGTTCTTACTGGGAGGGAGGAAATCCAGCAGAATGAAATTCCAGTTCGGTGTTCAGGTATCACACAAAGCATGCAGGGAGTTGACGACCAATCCCCAGATAGTACATCGTGCAAGTTTCTCATTCGTTTAAACTATACattaattttgatattttttcttttaacagaaacacCACCTCCAGGATATATCAGTGAAGATGGAGAAACGAGTGACCAGCAGTTGAACCAAAGCATGGATACAGGTAACGTTTCTTTTTTCACCACTTTGAAGACTTGGAATTGCTTGTTGTGGTCCATTCACATGTAATAGCGTGTCTTCAGCCCAAGTcatgacagcagcagccttctgtATAACCTGTTGTGTTTCAAATTAATTCTTGTTAGGGAGGCTACACTGAGAGATCTTCCTAGTGGAGaagtgcataaataaataaatgttcacAGACTGTGCGTGAAGAGAGCTCTGCCAAATGCCCCACTGAGATGTTAATAAGGCTCTTTATGAGGAGGGCTAGGTTCCCAGGAGTCtggaaaattaaatgtaatCTGAATTCTGAATAAAGATGGGACCTGCTGGAAATCTGGTTACAGGTTTTCTGAGGGCTTTAAGTCCTAAGAACTCTTAAGAGAAAGCTAGTTCCTAAATAACAGTCATACCTGTCTGCCTAAAATAAGAAGAATATATTGTATATTGCTCTGAACCAATCTGTGTTGTTCCAACAGGAtctccagcagagctgtctcCCAGTACTCTCTCTCCAGTCAACCATAGCCTGGGTAAGCTGGAAACACTTTCATATGTTTGAGTGTGTGTGATGACTCTATTTTTAGTGTACTTGTATACATAAAGTGAAGATATAATATAGGAAAGAGAGTTTTGGTAGGAGGCTATTGGGTTGACCCATGTAGCTGGGTTAATGGCTAATTAATAACTACCCTATTTCTGCAGCTCAATCTCTAGCAAAGAGAGTAAAACCTGAGTGGTtcagtttaatttcttctttaccAAAGTGTTTTTAAGTTACAGAAAGGCAATAGAAATGTCTCTCAGTGTCTGAATTCACAGTAACAGTGGCCTAATCATTGTGCTAAGCAAAGTGCAAGTGCTGGAATACATGAGCTGTGCTCATTCTACATCAtcccttctcctcttcccactCACCTTTGTGTGAAATACTGAATTCCGTTCTTTTTATTGGGGTAGCTAAGAACAACAGCAAGCAGAATTATAACGTGTGTAGCTTGAGGAGACTGTCatttctggaagagaagaacagcAGGGCAGGTAGGCTCCTTTTCAGGCTCAAATTCTGTGctagctttctttctttcttaattttttagACTTGCAGCCAGTCACTTACTCGGAGCCCGCATTCTGGTGTTCAATAGCATATTATGAGTTGAATCAAAGAGTGGGAGAAACCTTCCATGCATCACAGCCTTCTCTGACTGTAGATGGCTTCACAGATCCATCCAATTCCGAACGGTTTTGTCTAGGCCTGCTTTCCAACGTCAACAGAAACGCGACAGTGGAAATGACAAGGCGGCACATAGGTAAAGATCtgatctttttcctcttctaatgCTCCAGActccagatttctctctctcaagGCTCAATTACAACATGATCAGTATTTTCTCTTCAATAATTAAGGAATATTGTTTTCCCACATTGCAACATCTTCTTCCAGaaatggtattttattttttcagattattttatttagccGTAGCCACTGTTTTTAACATTCTTCTTGCTGCTACATCTTGAGTAGAACCTGATTTCCTCCACCTCAAATGGCAATGCTTGGGTAATAAAACTGTAGGTTTGAGGAAGATCAGGATGTGTCTGTAACAAATGATGAAAATGGTCAATTGtgaggaaaagcaaacatgTCAGGGGTTCTCCCTTTTTGTAGAGAGTAGCTGATGTTTTGCTGGAAAAATggttataaagaaaaaaggggagTAGACATTATAGTCTCTAAAAGACCTGTTAATTATAAATAGCTTTTGGAGGGAAAATCAATTGTACATTCCTTCTTACATGTGACAGAAATAAcccatgcagatttttttcactctgaGGCAGAACAAGATCACAATTCAAAAATGAACAATAGGTTTTCATATTGGTTTCTTCTCAGCAATAGGTCTAAATGGAACCCCATTGTTTTTTTGTCAAAGCAGTAAAGCAAAAGGGATATGCAGTGGGTTGGGAAATGGTGTGGGTGCATCAAGAGGAAAGTCTGTGCGAGTGGTAGACTTGCTCTGTTAGTTTTTCCCGTCTCTTAACAGCACAAGACACTTCACATACAACACTTCACGTTGGCACACTTTGTTTACACTGAATCTGATCTGTTTATTTCAATTGTGATATTTCTCAAGTTCTCTCTAAGTGAAAAAGCTCTTGTGTTTGGTTGTAGACCATTACCTGGCTAGAAAATTCAGTTCATGCCATACTGAatattattctgctttttacttCCAATACTGTGTGATCTATAAAAGCAAGTTAATGCTGTTTGGCTACAGCTGTCAGCCCAGCAGTATGCTTAACCAGATAactgatttctgtttttgttgtaaggaaaaaaacttGGCCTTCTCTGAAACAAATTATTCCCTTGTTTGTTAATGTGCCTGGGTCATATCACAACGAGAGTTGCTTTGAATTCTGTTCCAGGGAGGGGAGTGCGTCTCTATTACATCGGCGGCGAAGTCTTTGCTGAGTGTCTCAGTGATAGCGCAATTTTTGTTCAGAGCCCCAACTGTAATCAAAGATATGGCTGGCATCCTGCAACTGTCTGCAAAATCCCACCAGGTCAGTTGCCTACTGAAGGCTtcctacaaaaaacaaaaacaaagtctgGTGAACGGATTCACAGGATGTcgtttgctttgcttttggtaCTTACAAAGGGTTTCTTCATGGTTTTGGCCTTTGGTGTAGCTAACACAAGTATTTGTTAAGTGTACCTTTTTGATCTTTTCTTTGTAGGATGCAATCTAAAAATCTTTAATAACCAAGAATTTGCTGCTCTTCTGGCTCAGTCTGTGAATCAGGGTTTTGAAGCAGTTTATCAGCTTACCAGAATGTGTACCATCAGGATGAGTTTTGTTAAAGGATGGGGAGCTGAGTACaggtaagaaaaaaacttttcaattTAGAGttaacaattttttctttctctattacattttttccatctgtattgAAATCTGTCCATATGctactgcagctgtgctgtctgtAAATTGAacccatattttttttctctgtgtctaCTATAGAACTCCTCAGTCAAAAAGACCAATAAACTGATTTTCGTATATCACTCAAGTTCATTGAGCAAGGAATGCCATCAAAGTTCCCTTCATCCTGCTTGCTGGCTTACTGTAGTGAAACCATTGACAACATCTTCAAGTTTCAGAACTTGTTTTACAGTTGCTGTTAGATCTAccatctctgtgctgtttggTGGAGAGTAAAATGAGTTTATTAGGTTGTAGTGTGGGATGCAGTTGAGGGGATCCAAAAGAAGGTGTTGGAGTGACTCAGAGTGCAGCAACTGGAGAACATGCTTTTAGGTGATGGCAAATGCACTGGGACTTACAGTGGAAAAAACTTTGAAAGAGtaagctgtgcatttttgtagTAAAATTGCTGAAAACGGttgagtggggaaaaaaaaagtcttttatctTGAATACAGTCCAATTATATTATTGCTTAGGACAAACTAAAAACCATTTAGGATGGTGCCTCTTTATGACGTAGGATGGCAGtttggaaagaggagaaagcacCTTCTAACTGAGCAGCTTGAAATACTtcattatttcaatatttcGTTATTATAGGTGTGGtttcaaacaacaacaaaaaaaatcccttaaacatccttaaaaattatttactgaaaGCAGTCTGACATATTGATACCCTACTGCAATACAGACCAtaacaaaaaaagccctcatGATTTCTGAAGCTAAACAATGCCAGGTTGCACTGTAGATCCTGgggtttttattcctttcttgcAGTATATCCACGTAAATGTGAGCTGTCAGCATGTGGGGGAGGATTTGCAGCTAAATGAAGCCAATTTTGTAAAAGCCTAATTAGATGGAATGAAAAATTTGAGTAATGGAATAAATTGGTACCTCTTTGTTAGCAAGAGGTACGCAAGGAAAAATCTGGCTCCAGTTTAAAGAACAGTTGGATTTAGCTCTGAAGGAGAATGCATACATTCACACATAATTAAATACAACATTCAAATCAGAGTAGAAGAAAGGCTCAGTCAGATTGCATGAGGACAGCTTGAAGTGAATGGAGTTATGTCTTGGGCTAAAGCAGTGAGGAGGCTTTGGGTGAAGCTTTTACTAAGGAGAAAGAGTGTTGATTGTAGTCTACCAACCCTTCAGAGGTCATAGGGTTAAAAAAGCTTCAGAGGAAACTGCTCAAACAGCACAGAATCTGCTGAAGGAGTACTGAATGAGtttctgtgcatctctgctgaagTTGGTGCTGTTCTTCAGAAGAACATTAGTTAGAGGTAATTACAGCGAAGATTTAGTGATGCTCAGGTGGGAAATCTATGGGTAGAAGAAACCAGGCTTCAGCTTTGAGATGGCTGCGAAGGGACTGTCACTATTTGATCTTCTGCCAGGGCTGTTGAACAGACCCAGTTATAACATATTAAGGAAGTGTATTGTGGAACACATTGTAGGGGAGTTGACAGCCGTGGAATAATGAACTTCCTTCTTTGGGAGAGGATTCAAGACAAAATGGAATTACATTTCCTGTGGTTTAGATTGTTCTTTTATTGGATCGCTTTGTTTTGGCACAGGCGCTCAGGGCTGAGATAACAGTGTTTTTTAGAGTGTTGAGAGAGCACAGAccccagctgctttcttctAGAAAATGTAAAACTACAGGCAGCTTTCAAAATCCATCTTCTCACCAGCTtgatttctctgccttttcagtTCCTCTGCTTCTATAAACACATTTCCTTCAAGAGAAGGGTTCCAGTGCCGACTGTAAAAACGAAGGGGCTGGAATTCTGTCTGCTGATTTGCTGCCTTTGAATCTTAATGCTTCCTCACTTTGATTTGGGAATAACTAGAATTACTGGGAAAAACTGGCTTAGCAACAGTAGTCTTGCCATTCTTGTTTGAGAAAACTTCTATGCCTCGAGTGGGTGCAGGGAAATAACAGGAGTTCTCAGGCAGAGTAGGTCCAATACTGATTTCTTTACTTTGGAGATGAGAAGGAAGGTGTTTGAATAACAGGTCTCAGAAACAAGGAGGATGGGAAAGTGAGTGGAACTTTTATGGCTGTCAAGCTTTCAACTTCACCGAGGTGTTCGAAATGGTGTTTAATTAACAGCTTCTGTTGTGGGAAAATAAGGCAAGTTGATGTAAGAGACaagagaaacacattttttttttgtgagctgtTTGCGTGAGGATGTGCAAAACGCATGTGGAGCTAGAAATAAGACGACAGGAAATCAGAGATAAAGTTGAGTGTTCCTTTTGAGATAACATCAGTGCAGTGTAACCACACGCTCTGTTACAGTGTGGTGTTTCTGACAACATCTACCATGGTTGCCTTGTACGTCTCCCTTGACAATTGCTCTAAAAATGCAGATCTTACGATTACCGCAGCGCTCTGCTGCTGGACCATCCCAcctgtgcagagctgagtgtttcagtttcttatttcttctagCAGTCAGTTAAATTCAAACATAGTCATTATAATAATATAAACAgctatattattattatataataataagtTGTAATTATGCATGCAGGCTCTTTGAAGGTGGAGATGTTAGCTGTGTACAGCTGTCTGTGACATCAACACCACAGTCGGTGCACAGTTTTCAGTTTGACTTTCTTTTGAAGAATGAGGCATTTGGCATGGTGCTCATAGCACTTGCTTCAgctcttattttattcttcagagcagcatgtcacagaatcatttcagttggaaaagaccactaaaatcacCAGCTGGCCACCCATCACCACCCCATGCCCACTAATGATGTCCCagagtgccacatctccatggttcttgagcacttccaggggtggtgactccaccatctccctgttGGAATACTTCTTGATGGTGTTATTGCTGTTTCTTATAGATGTGGGGTGGCTGTTTCTTCTGAAGGCTGCTGAGCTGTTGGTGCACTGGTCACAATGGTTGCAGATTTTAACCTTTGCGTGGCAGGGAGAGATGAACCCCGCCGTGTGAGGGATTGTGTGATGGAGAACCTCACGGTTTGAAAAACTGCCTTCTGACTTTCCTCTTCCACCTGATTTTTCAGGCGGCAGACCGTGACAAGCACTCCTTGCTGGATTGAGCTCCATCTGAACGGACCTCTACAATGGCTGGACAAAGTATTGACTCAGATGGGCTCCCCTTCAGTACGCTGCTCCAGCATGTCGTAAAACTCCTTCCTCTGCTACCAGTGGGCTAAATACTAAGACCTATCAACAGACTTCATAGAAAAGCTCGTCTATCGTAGTATTTGTGTGTGGTCCTCATGAACTCTTTACTAtccaaaaaaagctttttttttttttttttgttaatgaaaaacagcacttgAGGTCTCATCAATTAAAGCACCTTGTGGATTCTGTTTCCTATACTCTGATACTAGATGAAAACTTAGTATATAGAAATGCCTTCTTCAGAGAGAAGAAGGAACAGCTCTAAAGATTCTTAATGGTGTTTTTATTGGGTATATAATTGAGTGTCCTAATGGTTTATCAATAACATGAATAGCTAAGTATACGTAAAGGTAATGTATCATGATCTCAGATATCACAGTATTGTGCTGTTCTACATTTTAGTTCCCATAGTTAgatgtttggtttgtttttagaTTGAGGCAAATCTCTCATAAAATTTCAA from Lagopus muta isolate bLagMut1 chromosome Z, bLagMut1 primary, whole genome shotgun sequence carries:
- the SMAD2 gene encoding mothers against decapentaplegic homolog 2 isoform X2, with amino-acid sequence MSSILPFTPPVVKRLLGWKKSAGGSGGASGEQNGQEEKWCEKAVKSLVKKLKKTGQLDELEKAITTQNCNTKCVTIPRSLDGRLQVSHRKGLPHVIYCRLWRWPDLHSHHELKAIENCEYAFNLKKDEVCVNPYHYQRVETPVLPPVLVPRHTEILTELPPLDDYTHSIPENTNFPAGIEPQSNYIPETPPPGYISEDGETSDQQLNQSMDTGSPAELSPSTLSPVNHSLDLQPVTYSEPAFWCSIAYYELNQRVGETFHASQPSLTVDGFTDPSNSERFCLGLLSNVNRNATVEMTRRHIGRGVRLYYIGGEVFAECLSDSAIFVQSPNCNQRYGWHPATVCKIPPGCNLKIFNNQEFAALLAQSVNQGFEAVYQLTRMCTIRMSFVKGWGAEYRRQTVTSTPCWIELHLNGPLQWLDKVLTQMGSPSVRCSSMS
- the SMAD2 gene encoding mothers against decapentaplegic homolog 2 isoform X1; its protein translation is MSSILPFTPPVVKRLLGWKKSAGGSGGASGEQNGQEEKWCEKAVKSLVKKLKKTGQLDELEKAITTQNCNTKCVTIPSTCSEIWGLSTPNTIDQWDTTGLYSFSEQTRSLDGRLQVSHRKGLPHVIYCRLWRWPDLHSHHELKAIENCEYAFNLKKDEVCVNPYHYQRVETPVLPPVLVPRHTEILTELPPLDDYTHSIPENTNFPAGIEPQSNYIPETPPPGYISEDGETSDQQLNQSMDTGSPAELSPSTLSPVNHSLDLQPVTYSEPAFWCSIAYYELNQRVGETFHASQPSLTVDGFTDPSNSERFCLGLLSNVNRNATVEMTRRHIGRGVRLYYIGGEVFAECLSDSAIFVQSPNCNQRYGWHPATVCKIPPGCNLKIFNNQEFAALLAQSVNQGFEAVYQLTRMCTIRMSFVKGWGAEYRRQTVTSTPCWIELHLNGPLQWLDKVLTQMGSPSVRCSSMS